Proteins encoded within one genomic window of Brassica rapa cultivar Chiifu-401-42 chromosome A09, CAAS_Brap_v3.01, whole genome shotgun sequence:
- the LOC103842568 gene encoding uncharacterized protein LOC103842568 isoform X3, with amino-acid sequence MDFFISNREKYGNRTGLFGHKSASKSNPSSPPHPTEGRSSPPVSYYGIKRSESEYAFPISDNHTTHWKQQQQQASERVPNSHHRPPVYRYSTPKRPRENGKERTEAIFYEPDADVTPRSEASLSPFRSARTRTPDRRRRSTDFSRELHERMHETEANVSPFHPSRSRSPAPNNTQKEFRGRDYSRERYEAEGHLTSQRSAPSSPFHPSRSPPHTRATPERYNRGKDHYEADADVTPRSSPPMSPFHGATSRYPPPPFYSSSDDDEDNHSTTYLFPEISTGHRSRGVSGSSTPVHYKYQMATAETYEQDRQFEPPELPDESESFTMHEITKMRGLESYEEETQSDAYVSVANYKVRHCVSATLQAIMDKHGDIAASSKLQSTSTRSFYLESLAAAVTELKSTALRDLSKTRVAEIAAVVKDMDSVRIDVSWLKTAVEELAEAVECFGGYEAAKMEKEECSRGVKEGKVEMEELRDELKRREKEMKECRERVTAMAGRLGQIEMKDSWVTKKLELFQSKVHKFDGEAVLVEV; translated from the exons ATGGATTTCTTTATTTCAAACAGAGAGAAGTATGGCAACAGAacag GATTGTTCGGCCACAAAAGTGCTAGCAAGAGCAATCCTTCGAGTCCGCCTCATCCCACTGAGGGTCGATCATCTCCGCCGGTGTCTTATTACGGCATAAAAAGATCGGAATCAGAGTATGCATTCCCAATCTCTGATAACCATACTACTCACtggaaacaacaacaacaacaagccTCTGAACGCGTCCCCAATTCCCACCACCGACCTCCTGTCTACAGATATAGCACG CCCAAGCGTCCTAGAGAGAATGGCAAAGAAAGAACAGAGGCCATTTTTTATGAACCCGATGCGGACGTGACCCCAAGGAGCGAAGCTTCCTTGAGCCCCTTTCGATCTGCCAGAACCCGCACG CCTGATCGCCGTAGGAGGTCTACCGACTTCAGCAGAGAGCTGCACGAGAGAATGCATGAGACAGAGGCCAATGTGAGCCCCTTTCATCCCTCCAGAAGCCGCTCTCCAGCTCCCAACAACACG CAGAAAGAATTTCGAGGGAGAGACTACAGTAGAGAAAGGTATGAGGCAGAGGGCCATCTAACTTCGCAGAGGAGCGCTCCTTCGAGCCCATTTCATCCATCCCGAAGCCCGCCGCACACAAGGGCAACG CCTGAGAGATACAACAGGGGTAAAGATCATTACGAGGCAGATGCAGATGTCACACCGCGTAGCAGCCCTCCCATGAGTCCTTTTCACGGGGCCACCAGCCGCTATCCACCACCACCATTTTACTCATCCAGCGACGACGACGAAGACAACCATTCCACCACCTACCTCTTTCCAGAGATTTCAACTGGACATCGTTCCAGAGGAGTCTCTGGGAGTAGCACG CCGGTTCACTACAAGTACCAGATGGCCACGGCCGAAACCTACGAGCAAGACAGGCAGTTCGAGCCGCCAGAGCTGCCCGACGAGTCTGAGAGCTTCACGATGCATGAGATCACCAAAATGCGCGGGCTCGAGAGCTACGAGGAAGAGACACAGTCGGATGCCTACGTCTCGGTCGCTAACTACAAGGTGCGGCATTGCGTGTCCGCCACGCTCCAGGCTATCATGGACAAACACGGAGACATAGCCGCCTCGTCGAAGCTGCAATCCACGTCAACAAGGTCGTTTTACCTAGAGTCCCTGGCCGCGGCCGTGACGGAGCTGAAGTCGACGGCGCTGAGAGATCTGTCGAAGACGCGCGTGGCCGAGATCGCGGCGGTGGTGAAGGACATGGACTCGGTCAGAATCGACGTGTCGTGGCTGAAAACGGCCGTGGAGGAGCTGGCGGAGGCGGTGGAGTGCTTCGGGGGGTACGAGGCGGCGAAGATGGAGAAAGAGGAGTGCAGTAGGGGTGTGAAGGAGGGGAAGGTGGAGATGGAGGAGCTGAGAGATGAGCTGAAGAGGAGAGAGAAGGAGATGAAGGAGTGTAGGGAGAGGGTGACGGCGATGGCTGGTAGGCTAGGGCAGATAGAGATGAAGGATTCGTGGGTGACGAAGAAGCTGGAGCTGTTCCAGAGCAAGGTCCATAAATTTGACGGTGAAGCTGTCCTCGTGGAGGTCTAG
- the LOC103842568 gene encoding uncharacterized protein LOC103842568 isoform X4: MDFFISNREKYGNRTGLFGHKSASKSNPSSPPHPTEGRSSPPVSYYGIKRSESEYAFPISDNHTTHWKQQQQQASERVPNSHHRPPVYRYSTPKRPRENGKERTEAIFYEPDADVTPRSEASLSPFRSARTRTPDRRRRSTDFSRELHERMHETEANVSPFHPSRSRSPAPNNTKEFRGRDYSRERYEAEGHLTSQRSAPSSPFHPSRSPPHTRATPERYNRGKDHYEADADVTPRSSPPMSPFHGATSRYPPPPFYSSSDDDEDNHSTTYLFPEISTGHRSRGVSGSSTPVHYKYQMATAETYEQDRQFEPPELPDESESFTMHEITKMRGLESYEEETQSDAYVSVANYKVRHCVSATLQAIMDKHGDIAASSKLQSTSTRSFYLESLAAAVTELKSTALRDLSKTRVAEIAAVVKDMDSVRIDVSWLKTAVEELAEAVECFGGYEAAKMEKEECSRGVKEGKVEMEELRDELKRREKEMKECRERVTAMAGRLGQIEMKDSWVTKKLELFQSKVHKFDGEAVLVEV; this comes from the exons ATGGATTTCTTTATTTCAAACAGAGAGAAGTATGGCAACAGAacag GATTGTTCGGCCACAAAAGTGCTAGCAAGAGCAATCCTTCGAGTCCGCCTCATCCCACTGAGGGTCGATCATCTCCGCCGGTGTCTTATTACGGCATAAAAAGATCGGAATCAGAGTATGCATTCCCAATCTCTGATAACCATACTACTCACtggaaacaacaacaacaacaagccTCTGAACGCGTCCCCAATTCCCACCACCGACCTCCTGTCTACAGATATAGCACG CCCAAGCGTCCTAGAGAGAATGGCAAAGAAAGAACAGAGGCCATTTTTTATGAACCCGATGCGGACGTGACCCCAAGGAGCGAAGCTTCCTTGAGCCCCTTTCGATCTGCCAGAACCCGCACG CCTGATCGCCGTAGGAGGTCTACCGACTTCAGCAGAGAGCTGCACGAGAGAATGCATGAGACAGAGGCCAATGTGAGCCCCTTTCATCCCTCCAGAAGCCGCTCTCCAGCTCCCAACAACACG AAAGAATTTCGAGGGAGAGACTACAGTAGAGAAAGGTATGAGGCAGAGGGCCATCTAACTTCGCAGAGGAGCGCTCCTTCGAGCCCATTTCATCCATCCCGAAGCCCGCCGCACACAAGGGCAACG CCTGAGAGATACAACAGGGGTAAAGATCATTACGAGGCAGATGCAGATGTCACACCGCGTAGCAGCCCTCCCATGAGTCCTTTTCACGGGGCCACCAGCCGCTATCCACCACCACCATTTTACTCATCCAGCGACGACGACGAAGACAACCATTCCACCACCTACCTCTTTCCAGAGATTTCAACTGGACATCGTTCCAGAGGAGTCTCTGGGAGTAGCACG CCGGTTCACTACAAGTACCAGATGGCCACGGCCGAAACCTACGAGCAAGACAGGCAGTTCGAGCCGCCAGAGCTGCCCGACGAGTCTGAGAGCTTCACGATGCATGAGATCACCAAAATGCGCGGGCTCGAGAGCTACGAGGAAGAGACACAGTCGGATGCCTACGTCTCGGTCGCTAACTACAAGGTGCGGCATTGCGTGTCCGCCACGCTCCAGGCTATCATGGACAAACACGGAGACATAGCCGCCTCGTCGAAGCTGCAATCCACGTCAACAAGGTCGTTTTACCTAGAGTCCCTGGCCGCGGCCGTGACGGAGCTGAAGTCGACGGCGCTGAGAGATCTGTCGAAGACGCGCGTGGCCGAGATCGCGGCGGTGGTGAAGGACATGGACTCGGTCAGAATCGACGTGTCGTGGCTGAAAACGGCCGTGGAGGAGCTGGCGGAGGCGGTGGAGTGCTTCGGGGGGTACGAGGCGGCGAAGATGGAGAAAGAGGAGTGCAGTAGGGGTGTGAAGGAGGGGAAGGTGGAGATGGAGGAGCTGAGAGATGAGCTGAAGAGGAGAGAGAAGGAGATGAAGGAGTGTAGGGAGAGGGTGACGGCGATGGCTGGTAGGCTAGGGCAGATAGAGATGAAGGATTCGTGGGTGACGAAGAAGCTGGAGCTGTTCCAGAGCAAGGTCCATAAATTTGACGGTGAAGCTGTCCTCGTGGAGGTCTAG
- the LOC103842568 gene encoding uncharacterized protein LOC103842568 isoform X1: MDFFISNREKYGNRTGLFGHKSASKSNPSSPPHPTEGRSSPPVSYYGIKRSESEYAFPISDNHTTHWKQQQQQASERVPNSHHRPPVYRYSTPKRPRENGKERTEAIFYEPDADVTPRSEASLSPFRSARTRTPDRRRRSTDFSRELHERMHETEANVSPFHPSRSRSPAPNNTQKEFRGRDYSRERYEAEGHLTSQRSAPSSPFHPSRSPPHTRATLQPERYNRGKDHYEADADVTPRSSPPMSPFHGATSRYPPPPFYSSSDDDEDNHSTTYLFPEISTGHRSRGVSGSSTPVHYKYQMATAETYEQDRQFEPPELPDESESFTMHEITKMRGLESYEEETQSDAYVSVANYKVRHCVSATLQAIMDKHGDIAASSKLQSTSTRSFYLESLAAAVTELKSTALRDLSKTRVAEIAAVVKDMDSVRIDVSWLKTAVEELAEAVECFGGYEAAKMEKEECSRGVKEGKVEMEELRDELKRREKEMKECRERVTAMAGRLGQIEMKDSWVTKKLELFQSKVHKFDGEAVLVEV, translated from the exons ATGGATTTCTTTATTTCAAACAGAGAGAAGTATGGCAACAGAacag GATTGTTCGGCCACAAAAGTGCTAGCAAGAGCAATCCTTCGAGTCCGCCTCATCCCACTGAGGGTCGATCATCTCCGCCGGTGTCTTATTACGGCATAAAAAGATCGGAATCAGAGTATGCATTCCCAATCTCTGATAACCATACTACTCACtggaaacaacaacaacaacaagccTCTGAACGCGTCCCCAATTCCCACCACCGACCTCCTGTCTACAGATATAGCACG CCCAAGCGTCCTAGAGAGAATGGCAAAGAAAGAACAGAGGCCATTTTTTATGAACCCGATGCGGACGTGACCCCAAGGAGCGAAGCTTCCTTGAGCCCCTTTCGATCTGCCAGAACCCGCACG CCTGATCGCCGTAGGAGGTCTACCGACTTCAGCAGAGAGCTGCACGAGAGAATGCATGAGACAGAGGCCAATGTGAGCCCCTTTCATCCCTCCAGAAGCCGCTCTCCAGCTCCCAACAACACG CAGAAAGAATTTCGAGGGAGAGACTACAGTAGAGAAAGGTATGAGGCAGAGGGCCATCTAACTTCGCAGAGGAGCGCTCCTTCGAGCCCATTTCATCCATCCCGAAGCCCGCCGCACACAAGGGCAACG TTGCAGCCTGAGAGATACAACAGGGGTAAAGATCATTACGAGGCAGATGCAGATGTCACACCGCGTAGCAGCCCTCCCATGAGTCCTTTTCACGGGGCCACCAGCCGCTATCCACCACCACCATTTTACTCATCCAGCGACGACGACGAAGACAACCATTCCACCACCTACCTCTTTCCAGAGATTTCAACTGGACATCGTTCCAGAGGAGTCTCTGGGAGTAGCACG CCGGTTCACTACAAGTACCAGATGGCCACGGCCGAAACCTACGAGCAAGACAGGCAGTTCGAGCCGCCAGAGCTGCCCGACGAGTCTGAGAGCTTCACGATGCATGAGATCACCAAAATGCGCGGGCTCGAGAGCTACGAGGAAGAGACACAGTCGGATGCCTACGTCTCGGTCGCTAACTACAAGGTGCGGCATTGCGTGTCCGCCACGCTCCAGGCTATCATGGACAAACACGGAGACATAGCCGCCTCGTCGAAGCTGCAATCCACGTCAACAAGGTCGTTTTACCTAGAGTCCCTGGCCGCGGCCGTGACGGAGCTGAAGTCGACGGCGCTGAGAGATCTGTCGAAGACGCGCGTGGCCGAGATCGCGGCGGTGGTGAAGGACATGGACTCGGTCAGAATCGACGTGTCGTGGCTGAAAACGGCCGTGGAGGAGCTGGCGGAGGCGGTGGAGTGCTTCGGGGGGTACGAGGCGGCGAAGATGGAGAAAGAGGAGTGCAGTAGGGGTGTGAAGGAGGGGAAGGTGGAGATGGAGGAGCTGAGAGATGAGCTGAAGAGGAGAGAGAAGGAGATGAAGGAGTGTAGGGAGAGGGTGACGGCGATGGCTGGTAGGCTAGGGCAGATAGAGATGAAGGATTCGTGGGTGACGAAGAAGCTGGAGCTGTTCCAGAGCAAGGTCCATAAATTTGACGGTGAAGCTGTCCTCGTGGAGGTCTAG
- the LOC103842568 gene encoding uncharacterized protein LOC103842568 isoform X2 — MDFFISNREKYGNRTGLFGHKSASKSNPSSPPHPTEGRSSPPVSYYGIKRSESEYAFPISDNHTTHWKQQQQQASERVPNSHHRPPVYRYSTPKRPRENGKERTEAIFYEPDADVTPRSEASLSPFRSARTRTPDRRRRSTDFSRELHERMHETEANVSPFHPSRSRSPAPNNTKEFRGRDYSRERYEAEGHLTSQRSAPSSPFHPSRSPPHTRATLQPERYNRGKDHYEADADVTPRSSPPMSPFHGATSRYPPPPFYSSSDDDEDNHSTTYLFPEISTGHRSRGVSGSSTPVHYKYQMATAETYEQDRQFEPPELPDESESFTMHEITKMRGLESYEEETQSDAYVSVANYKVRHCVSATLQAIMDKHGDIAASSKLQSTSTRSFYLESLAAAVTELKSTALRDLSKTRVAEIAAVVKDMDSVRIDVSWLKTAVEELAEAVECFGGYEAAKMEKEECSRGVKEGKVEMEELRDELKRREKEMKECRERVTAMAGRLGQIEMKDSWVTKKLELFQSKVHKFDGEAVLVEV; from the exons ATGGATTTCTTTATTTCAAACAGAGAGAAGTATGGCAACAGAacag GATTGTTCGGCCACAAAAGTGCTAGCAAGAGCAATCCTTCGAGTCCGCCTCATCCCACTGAGGGTCGATCATCTCCGCCGGTGTCTTATTACGGCATAAAAAGATCGGAATCAGAGTATGCATTCCCAATCTCTGATAACCATACTACTCACtggaaacaacaacaacaacaagccTCTGAACGCGTCCCCAATTCCCACCACCGACCTCCTGTCTACAGATATAGCACG CCCAAGCGTCCTAGAGAGAATGGCAAAGAAAGAACAGAGGCCATTTTTTATGAACCCGATGCGGACGTGACCCCAAGGAGCGAAGCTTCCTTGAGCCCCTTTCGATCTGCCAGAACCCGCACG CCTGATCGCCGTAGGAGGTCTACCGACTTCAGCAGAGAGCTGCACGAGAGAATGCATGAGACAGAGGCCAATGTGAGCCCCTTTCATCCCTCCAGAAGCCGCTCTCCAGCTCCCAACAACACG AAAGAATTTCGAGGGAGAGACTACAGTAGAGAAAGGTATGAGGCAGAGGGCCATCTAACTTCGCAGAGGAGCGCTCCTTCGAGCCCATTTCATCCATCCCGAAGCCCGCCGCACACAAGGGCAACG TTGCAGCCTGAGAGATACAACAGGGGTAAAGATCATTACGAGGCAGATGCAGATGTCACACCGCGTAGCAGCCCTCCCATGAGTCCTTTTCACGGGGCCACCAGCCGCTATCCACCACCACCATTTTACTCATCCAGCGACGACGACGAAGACAACCATTCCACCACCTACCTCTTTCCAGAGATTTCAACTGGACATCGTTCCAGAGGAGTCTCTGGGAGTAGCACG CCGGTTCACTACAAGTACCAGATGGCCACGGCCGAAACCTACGAGCAAGACAGGCAGTTCGAGCCGCCAGAGCTGCCCGACGAGTCTGAGAGCTTCACGATGCATGAGATCACCAAAATGCGCGGGCTCGAGAGCTACGAGGAAGAGACACAGTCGGATGCCTACGTCTCGGTCGCTAACTACAAGGTGCGGCATTGCGTGTCCGCCACGCTCCAGGCTATCATGGACAAACACGGAGACATAGCCGCCTCGTCGAAGCTGCAATCCACGTCAACAAGGTCGTTTTACCTAGAGTCCCTGGCCGCGGCCGTGACGGAGCTGAAGTCGACGGCGCTGAGAGATCTGTCGAAGACGCGCGTGGCCGAGATCGCGGCGGTGGTGAAGGACATGGACTCGGTCAGAATCGACGTGTCGTGGCTGAAAACGGCCGTGGAGGAGCTGGCGGAGGCGGTGGAGTGCTTCGGGGGGTACGAGGCGGCGAAGATGGAGAAAGAGGAGTGCAGTAGGGGTGTGAAGGAGGGGAAGGTGGAGATGGAGGAGCTGAGAGATGAGCTGAAGAGGAGAGAGAAGGAGATGAAGGAGTGTAGGGAGAGGGTGACGGCGATGGCTGGTAGGCTAGGGCAGATAGAGATGAAGGATTCGTGGGTGACGAAGAAGCTGGAGCTGTTCCAGAGCAAGGTCCATAAATTTGACGGTGAAGCTGTCCTCGTGGAGGTCTAG
- the LOC103842571 gene encoding trafficking protein particle complex subunit 2-like protein — translation MIVCVSVVGHQNNPLYIQSFTDADDALKLHHVVHCSLDVIEERVNNPKTTLNEAFLGLLYPTLNYKVYGYLTNTKVKFILVTTDLDVRDTDVRNFFRKFHAAYVDAVSNPFHVPGKKITSRTFAQTVSNIVGSYGLN, via the exons atgaTCGTCTGCGTCTCCGTCGTCGGCCACCAG AACAATCCGCTTTACATACAGAGCTTCACGGATGCTGATGATGCCCTCAAGCTCCACCACGTCGTTCATTGCTCCCTCGACGTCATCGAAGAGCGAG TGAACAATCCCAAAACGACGTTGAACGAGGCTTTTCTTGGCCTACTCTATCCTACACTCAACTACAAAGT GTATGGTTACTTGACTAATACCAAAGTGAAATTTATACTGGTCACAACTGATTTGGATGTCAGAGACACCGATGTCAGAAAT TTCTTCAGGAAGTTTCATGCTGCCTATGTAGATGCAGTCTCAAACCCATTCCATGTCCCTGGCAAGAAGATAACCTCTAGAACATTTGCTCAAACTGTAAGCAACATTGTCGGATCATACGGTTTGAACTGA